A stretch of the Chitinophagaceae bacterium genome encodes the following:
- a CDS encoding PKD domain-containing protein produces MKKFLLACIAIFCMVSYKVQSQDIIQVCCDDTICEPGIDVHLTAVTDSSYYGDLLSILDDTHSQLIDLGFSFTFFGNTYTKCVLSTNAYITFDSTKALQYSPWTIANPIPSPLNPMNAIMGPWHDVDPSVITDPCVSYGKFGEAPNRYFIYNFTEVPMYSTVCNALTFTGQMILYETTNNIDIYLGHKVLCPTWNNGYAIEGLHNEDGTVAVVVPGRNYPEQWEVEDEGIRFTPNGNSYDMTDIPYQTIPFAAGLPQWYDAAGNFLGSGSEITVNPEFTTSYYAKISSCFDVADTVTIVVDTLNGTYSQVDPSCPTSGDGSIAASTTGNFGPSTFVWLDSNGDTLKVTGNADADDLDLLDGGQYIVIIVNSIGCFITHTYSIGPPPFSAGFSVSPSVLCADAPVFFTDLSVGTIGSYFWSLGDGTTSTQQNPMHSYVAGTYKVQLIVTAGGGCADTFEQQIVVQPNIVVGFSIQDPPYCVGSPIQFTDNSSANPSSWSWDFGDGGTSDVQNPSHSYGNPGNYDIHVAIADAFCGEGESAASITVNFVPDPKLREDTLLCPNEPLVLDADADGTSYAWSTGENTESILIAAPESSTYYSVVVDNYGCKGTDSVLITPDCLLLLPAAFSPNSDGVNDLLHPLGSLLADYSLTIFNRWGQEVYAYIGNDLHVGWNGTYEGKPQPIGVYVYVLKGSFVSGEAVSKTGNVTVLR; encoded by the coding sequence ATGAAAAAATTTCTCCTTGCATGCATCGCTATATTTTGTATGGTATCGTACAAAGTTCAGTCGCAGGATATTATCCAGGTATGTTGTGACGATACAATTTGCGAACCTGGCATAGATGTACATTTAACAGCAGTTACAGACTCAAGCTATTATGGAGACCTGCTGTCGATATTGGATGATACACACAGCCAGTTGATTGACCTGGGATTTTCTTTTACTTTTTTTGGAAATACCTATACAAAATGTGTTCTTTCCACCAATGCATACATCACTTTTGATTCAACTAAAGCACTTCAATATTCTCCATGGACTATTGCCAATCCAATACCGTCACCACTCAATCCAATGAATGCGATTATGGGTCCCTGGCATGATGTTGATCCATCAGTTATTACTGATCCATGTGTTTCCTATGGTAAATTTGGAGAAGCCCCAAACCGTTATTTCATATATAATTTTACGGAGGTACCAATGTATTCAACAGTGTGTAACGCACTCACTTTTACAGGCCAGATGATACTGTATGAAACCACAAACAACATAGATATCTATCTTGGGCATAAGGTGCTTTGCCCAACCTGGAATAATGGATATGCCATAGAAGGATTACATAATGAAGATGGTACAGTGGCTGTTGTGGTTCCTGGCAGAAATTATCCGGAACAATGGGAAGTTGAAGATGAAGGCATCCGTTTTACACCCAACGGAAATTCTTATGACATGACAGATATTCCATATCAGACAATTCCTTTTGCCGCCGGACTTCCTCAGTGGTATGATGCAGCGGGAAACTTTCTTGGAAGCGGAAGTGAAATAACAGTAAACCCTGAATTTACCACTTCTTATTATGCGAAAATTTCGTCTTGCTTTGACGTAGCTGATACAGTAACTATTGTTGTTGATACACTTAATGGAACCTACTCGCAGGTCGATCCATCCTGTCCGACGAGTGGAGACGGCAGTATAGCTGCATCCACAACAGGTAATTTCGGGCCAAGTACTTTTGTCTGGCTTGACAGCAATGGCGACACGCTGAAAGTCACCGGCAATGCAGATGCTGATGACCTCGATTTGCTCGATGGTGGACAGTATATAGTTATCATCGTCAATAGCATCGGATGTTTCATCACCCATACCTACTCCATCGGCCCACCGCCATTCAGTGCAGGATTTTCAGTGAGTCCGTCTGTCCTTTGTGCTGATGCGCCTGTCTTCTTTACAGATCTTTCAGTGGGTACCATCGGATCATACTTCTGGAGCCTTGGAGATGGCACCACTTCAACCCAGCAAAATCCTATGCACTCCTATGTAGCAGGCACATACAAAGTTCAATTGATTGTAACGGCCGGAGGTGGCTGCGCAGATACATTCGAACAACAAATTGTTGTTCAACCAAATATTGTAGTTGGATTTTCAATACAGGATCCTCCTTATTGTGTTGGTTCCCCGATTCAGTTTACGGATAATTCTTCCGCAAACCCCTCTTCATGGTCGTGGGATTTTGGTGATGGAGGAACATCTGATGTACAGAATCCATCGCATTCATACGGTAATCCCGGGAATTATGACATTCATGTTGCTATAGCTGATGCATTTTGTGGTGAAGGTGAATCGGCTGCTTCCATCACAGTTAATTTTGTTCCTGATCCAAAACTAAGGGAAGATACTTTGCTCTGCCCCAATGAACCACTTGTGCTGGATGCAGATGCGGACGGAACTTCTTACGCCTGGTCAACAGGGGAAAATACCGAGTCAATATTAATTGCTGCACCTGAGTCGTCAACCTATTACTCAGTGGTAGTTGATAATTACGGTTGTAAGGGAACTGACAGTGTATTGATAACTCCCGATTGTTTGTTATTGTTGCCGGCAGCATTTTCGCCGAATAGTGATGGCGTTAATGATTTGCTGCACCCGTTAGGTAGTTTGCTCGCTGACTATTCATTAACAATATTCAACCGGTGGGGACAAGAAGTGTATGCGTATATTGGAAATGATCTTCACGTTGGGTGGAATGGTACTTATGAAGGAAAGCCACAGCCTATCGGCGTGTATGTGTATGTGCTGAAAGGTTCTTTTGTGAGCGGAGAAGCGGTTTCGAAAACAGGTAATGTAACGGTATTACGATAG
- a CDS encoding T9SS type A sorting domain-containing protein — MKRTLLTLLAFLMLSAQWLYALESEPNDVRNDADKLNLNASNTGAMDISGDVDWWKVTTTSDGKLDITLTSGNGLYCNFRLYDNDGISLLVENHTNGTLTISKDGLSPGTYYIHISAYFAGQLPTYTVSNFLNVAPLANEPEPNDTYNLANVLAPTGSVTGHIGYDYNGLTDDSDWWSVTTTGNGSLTLQFASNNGQYVYWTLYDNNGTLVLNTNHTNGTASYVEDGLAAGTYYVQIYPYYAGGFTPYTLTSTFTAPPVSNDVEPNNTKSQAKNLPLNNVKTGQIGYYYNGVSDTEDWFKVTTTGDGALKLTIISQNGQYVYYQLFDNDGITSLNVNHTNSTQSITTDGLAAGTYYVKIYPYYAGGFIPYTLSDTLIPAPVANDPEPNDGKSQATEFAVGSTITGHSGYYYDLKRDDADYFKIVTTLDGQINLTITSQNGQYVYYELLDEDATTSLKVNHTNSTQSHSTDGLAAGTYYVKVYPYYSTGFIPYTLTNSLTTYTNVNDGINNEIAKKAATLPANFGNTGHVGFRSNGGAVDLKDWWKINYTGSGDLTVSLTWEPMYCCGSPYVYLKVYSDTALAPIFNTYNNTGSLTANFTGLAKQYYYVQVVMYYATNYTAYNLVPTFSQKEKASITLQSSVIGTDCSNSSLEYKCGKSSKPYTVQLYRFGEKYGDPIKVNKTTPFTISSLPPGKYYTTVYGDGATGQGKGTSETTVLVQVPTNLSTTSIKSTKATLNWDTLTCIDYDSIYYRVQNTSIWSKIKTGTNNSGYKLEGLTAATTYEWKVAHVVDVLGNKATSSYSGLVTFTTAPAKLVGEVLNEFTGTLSLYPNPASATTTLQFKNDTGGEALMSVFDALGRNIQSELLQSEQGEFSYELNLATFSPGIYFVRVVMNGTEQTIKLVKQ, encoded by the coding sequence ATGAAGCGGACATTACTTACACTACTAGCATTCCTGATGCTCTCAGCGCAATGGCTTTATGCTTTGGAATCTGAACCCAATGATGTCAGGAATGATGCTGACAAACTCAACCTGAATGCGAGCAATACAGGCGCCATGGATATTTCAGGCGATGTGGACTGGTGGAAGGTTACAACCACATCTGACGGTAAGTTAGATATTACCCTTACCTCAGGGAACGGACTTTATTGCAATTTCAGGTTATACGATAATGATGGCATTTCATTGTTGGTTGAAAATCACACCAACGGAACACTGACTATTTCTAAGGACGGACTTTCTCCGGGTACATACTATATTCATATCAGCGCATATTTTGCAGGTCAACTTCCAACTTATACTGTTTCCAACTTTCTTAATGTAGCACCGCTTGCCAATGAACCTGAACCCAATGATACGTACAACCTTGCAAATGTGCTTGCACCAACCGGCAGCGTGACAGGTCATATTGGATATGATTATAACGGTTTAACTGATGACTCTGATTGGTGGAGTGTAACCACCACCGGCAATGGATCACTGACCCTTCAGTTTGCTTCAAATAACGGTCAATATGTTTATTGGACGCTTTACGATAATAACGGCACTTTGGTATTGAATACCAATCATACAAATGGAACCGCAAGTTATGTTGAGGATGGTCTTGCTGCGGGCACGTACTACGTACAGATTTATCCATATTACGCCGGTGGTTTTACACCCTATACACTTACTTCAACATTTACTGCTCCGCCTGTATCCAATGATGTTGAACCCAATAATACCAAGTCGCAGGCTAAAAATCTTCCTTTAAACAATGTCAAAACCGGTCAGATTGGTTATTACTATAATGGAGTTAGTGATACTGAAGATTGGTTTAAAGTTACCACCACAGGTGATGGGGCTCTTAAACTAACTATCATCTCTCAAAATGGTCAGTATGTTTATTATCAGCTTTTCGATAACGATGGAATCACCTCACTGAATGTTAACCATACTAATTCCACCCAATCCATTACCACCGATGGACTTGCAGCAGGCACTTACTATGTAAAAATCTATCCTTATTACGCTGGTGGATTTATTCCGTATACACTTTCCGACACCCTGATTCCTGCACCTGTTGCCAATGATCCTGAACCTAATGATGGAAAATCACAGGCAACAGAGTTTGCGGTAGGCAGTACTATTACCGGACATTCGGGATATTATTATGATTTGAAACGCGACGATGCTGACTATTTTAAAATTGTAACTACGCTGGATGGTCAGATCAACCTTACGATTACTTCTCAAAATGGCCAATATGTTTATTACGAATTACTTGATGAAGATGCTACTACCTCATTAAAGGTGAACCATACCAATTCAACCCAAAGTCATAGTACAGATGGATTGGCTGCAGGAACCTATTACGTGAAGGTGTATCCATATTATTCAACTGGTTTTATTCCTTATACACTCACAAATTCACTCACAACGTACACGAATGTTAATGATGGCATCAACAATGAGATTGCAAAAAAAGCAGCAACGCTTCCTGCTAATTTCGGTAATACAGGTCATGTTGGTTTCCGTTCAAATGGCGGGGCGGTTGATCTTAAAGACTGGTGGAAAATCAACTATACAGGCAGTGGTGATCTTACAGTATCGCTAACATGGGAACCTATGTACTGCTGCGGAAGTCCATATGTCTATTTAAAAGTTTATTCAGATACTGCACTCGCACCTATTTTTAATACCTACAACAACACAGGAAGTTTAACAGCGAATTTTACAGGTCTTGCCAAGCAGTACTATTATGTGCAGGTAGTAATGTATTATGCAACCAACTATACAGCTTATAATCTGGTACCGACATTCTCACAGAAGGAAAAAGCAAGTATAACCCTTCAATCATCTGTTATTGGTACTGATTGTTCCAATAGTTCTTTAGAATACAAATGCGGTAAGAGCAGCAAACCATATACAGTGCAACTGTATCGTTTTGGTGAGAAGTATGGTGATCCTATTAAAGTAAATAAGACGACTCCGTTTACCATCAGCTCACTTCCTCCCGGCAAATATTATACGACGGTATATGGCGATGGAGCAACCGGTCAGGGCAAAGGAACGAGTGAAACTACTGTGCTTGTACAGGTGCCGACGAACCTTTCCACCACCAGTATAAAGTCGACGAAAGCAACATTGAATTGGGATACACTTACTTGCATTGACTATGATAGTATTTATTATCGGGTGCAAAACACTTCAATCTGGAGCAAAATAAAAACAGGAACAAACAATTCAGGATACAAATTAGAAGGACTGACAGCTGCAACCACTTACGAATGGAAAGTGGCCCATGTTGTCGATGTACTGGGCAATAAAGCAACAAGCAGTTATTCCGGTTTAGTAACTTTTACAACAGCTCCGGCCAAGTTGGTTGGCGAAGTATTAAATGAATTTACCGGAACGCTTAGTCTTTATCCGAATCCGGCATCAGCAACTACCACGCTTCAATTTAAAAATGATACAGGTGGAGAAGCCTTGATGAGTGTCTTTGATGCATTGGGCAGAAACATTCAGTCCGAATTACTGCAATCCGAACAAGGTGAATTCAGCTATGAATTGAATCTGGCCACGTTCAGTCCGGGTATTTATTTTGTAAGGGTCGTAATGAATGGAACAGAACAAACCATAAAATTGGTGAAGCAATAA
- a CDS encoding T9SS type A sorting domain-containing protein: MKRSLLALLTLLIFTSGWLHAAETESNDTRNTANKLLLNNSNTGAIGTATDVDWWKVSTTSDGKLDITLIVSNGLYCYYQLYDFDGTTLLKSSYTNGTATFSQDGLAPGTYYIYIYAFTAGQLPAYTISNFLNVASLANEPEPNALYTQANVLAPTGSSTGHIGYYYNGVYDVSDWWSITTTGNGKINLQLSVVNGQYIYFVLYDHDGTTVLKSSYTNGIVSYDQDGLSAGTYYVNVYPFSAGGFAPYTLTSTFTAPVAGNDIEPNGLFTQANTLPLNGSATGQVGYYYNLVRDTTDWFKITTTGNGALNLNLAVENAQYIYYQLYDGDGSTILDGSHYTNGTANYTKDGLAAGTYYVKIFAFTSSGFAPYTLTSTFTAPPVANDAEPNNSKSQAKNLPLNNVKTGQVGYYYNGVTDVEDWFKVTTTGDGALKLTIISQNGQYVYYQLFDNDGVTSLQNAYTNGNQSYIKDGLAAGTYYVKIYPFYTGGFIAYTISDTLIAAPVANDAEPNNGKSEALDFAVGSTVTGHTNYYYDLVTDVEDWYKIVTPKDGQINLTITSENSQYVYLQLYDNDGTTLLKSNYTNGTLTHNTDGLAAGTYYVKVFAYYSNGFIPYTLSNSLTEYANANDGINNEIAKKAATLPANFGNTGHVGFRSNGGAIDLKDWWKINYTGSGDLTVSLTWEPMFCCGNPLVYLIVYSDTALAPIFNTYSSAGSLTANFTGLPKQYYYVQVIMYYTTNYTAYNLVPTFSQKEKATITLQSSVAGADCSNGSLEYKCAKSSKPYTVQLYRFGEKYGDPIKVNKTTPFTISSLPPGKYYTTVYGDGATGQGKGTSETTTIVPVPINKSTTNIKSTKATLNWDTLVCIDYDSIYYRVQGNPTWNKIKTGTNNSGYKLEGLTPATTYEWKVAHVVDTLGSKATSKYSGLVTFTTAPAKLVGEVLNEFTGTLSLYPNPASATTTLQFKNDTGGEALMSVFDALGRNIQSGLLQSEQGEFSYELNLATLSPGIYFVRVVMNGTEQTIKLVKQ, translated from the coding sequence ATGAAAAGGTCACTACTTGCTTTGCTCACATTATTAATTTTTACTTCAGGTTGGCTCCATGCTGCTGAAACAGAATCCAATGATACAAGGAATACAGCGAATAAATTATTGCTAAACAATAGCAATACAGGAGCCATTGGAACCGCTACAGATGTTGACTGGTGGAAAGTTTCCACGACATCGGACGGCAAGTTGGATATTACGCTTATTGTTAGCAATGGTCTTTATTGCTACTATCAATTGTATGATTTCGATGGCACAACTTTGTTGAAGAGTTCATATACTAATGGAACGGCTACTTTTTCACAGGATGGCCTTGCACCCGGAACGTATTACATTTACATTTATGCCTTCACGGCTGGACAATTACCGGCTTATACCATATCAAACTTCCTCAATGTTGCATCTCTTGCCAATGAACCCGAACCAAATGCGCTTTACACGCAAGCCAATGTGCTCGCACCTACCGGCAGCTCAACGGGCCATATAGGGTATTACTATAATGGTGTATATGATGTTTCAGATTGGTGGAGCATAACAACCACCGGAAACGGAAAGATCAATCTGCAGCTCAGTGTTGTTAATGGCCAATACATTTATTTTGTACTGTATGATCACGATGGCACTACGGTACTGAAATCTAGCTATACGAATGGTATAGTGAGTTATGATCAGGACGGACTCTCAGCAGGGACTTATTATGTAAATGTTTATCCCTTTTCAGCCGGTGGTTTTGCGCCATATACATTAACATCAACCTTCACAGCACCTGTTGCAGGCAACGACATTGAACCTAATGGCTTATTCACACAAGCCAACACGCTACCATTAAATGGAAGCGCTACCGGTCAGGTTGGTTACTATTATAATCTGGTTCGGGACACTACAGATTGGTTTAAGATAACTACCACGGGAAATGGTGCGCTTAATTTAAATTTAGCAGTAGAAAACGCACAATACATTTACTACCAATTGTATGATGGCGACGGTTCCACTATACTTGATGGAAGTCACTACACTAATGGTACCGCTAACTACACTAAGGATGGTCTGGCAGCTGGCACCTATTATGTAAAAATATTTGCATTTACCTCTTCTGGTTTTGCACCTTATACACTCACCAGCACGTTTACCGCGCCACCTGTAGCCAACGATGCTGAGCCCAATAATAGCAAGTCACAAGCAAAAAATCTTCCTTTAAACAATGTCAAAACAGGCCAGGTTGGCTATTATTATAATGGTGTAACAGATGTAGAGGATTGGTTTAAGGTTACAACCACAGGTGATGGTGCGCTGAAACTCACGATAATATCTCAAAATGGTCAATATGTTTACTATCAGCTATTTGATAATGATGGTGTCACGTCTCTTCAAAACGCTTATACAAACGGTAATCAATCTTACATTAAAGACGGTCTTGCAGCAGGTACTTATTATGTAAAAATCTATCCTTTTTATACTGGTGGATTTATAGCTTATACAATTTCTGATACCTTGATTGCTGCCCCTGTTGCCAATGATGCGGAACCTAACAATGGAAAATCTGAGGCATTGGATTTTGCAGTTGGAAGCACGGTCACAGGACATACAAACTACTATTACGACCTGGTAACAGATGTGGAAGATTGGTACAAGATCGTAACACCGAAAGACGGACAAATCAACCTTACCATTACTTCAGAAAATAGTCAGTATGTTTATCTGCAACTGTATGACAATGATGGAACTACTTTATTGAAATCAAATTATACCAATGGAACTTTAACTCACAATACAGATGGTTTGGCGGCTGGAACTTATTATGTAAAGGTGTTTGCCTATTATTCAAACGGTTTCATTCCTTACACTTTATCAAACTCTCTTACAGAATATGCCAATGCCAATGATGGAATAAATAATGAAATAGCAAAAAAGGCGGCCACGCTGCCGGCTAATTTTGGGAATACCGGTCATGTCGGATTCCGTTCAAATGGTGGTGCAATTGACTTGAAAGACTGGTGGAAAATCAACTATACCGGAAGCGGTGATCTTACAGTATCGCTCACATGGGAACCCATGTTTTGCTGCGGAAATCCATTGGTCTATCTAATAGTTTATTCAGACACGGCGCTTGCACCCATTTTTAATACATACAGCAGCGCAGGTAGTTTAACTGCAAATTTTACCGGACTGCCAAAGCAGTATTATTATGTGCAGGTAATAATGTATTATACAACCAACTATACAGCTTATAACCTTGTACCGACATTTTCACAGAAAGAAAAAGCAACTATTACGCTTCAATCATCAGTTGCTGGTGCTGACTGTTCAAATGGTTCATTAGAATATAAATGCGCGAAGAGCAGCAAGCCCTACACGGTGCAACTGTATCGTTTTGGTGAGAAGTATGGTGATCCTATTAAAGTAAATAAGACGACTCCATTTACCATCAGCTCACTTCCTCCCGGTAAATATTATACTACTGTGTATGGTGATGGAGCTACCGGTCAGGGTAAAGGAACGAGTGAAACAACCACAATCGTTCCGGTGCCTATCAACAAGTCCACTACCAATATCAAATCAACGAAAGCAACCCTGAATTGGGATACACTTGTTTGCATTGACTATGACAGTATTTATTACCGAGTGCAGGGTAATCCCACCTGGAACAAAATAAAAACCGGAACAAACAATTCAGGTTACAAATTGGAAGGATTGACACCAGCTACCACTTACGAATGGAAAGTGGCCCACGTAGTGGATACATTGGGTAGTAAAGCAACAAGCAAATATTCCGGTTTAGTAACTTTTACTACAGCTCCGGCCAAGTTGGTTGGCGAAGTATTAAATGAATTTACCGGAACGCTTAGTCTTTATCCGAATCCCGCATCAGCAACTACCACACTTCAATTTAAAAATGATACAGGTGGAGAAGCCTTGATGAGTGTCTTTGATGCATTGGGCAGAAACATTCAGTCCGGATTATTGCAATCAGAACAAGGTGAATTCAGTTATGAATTGAATCTGGCCACGTTGAGTCCGGGTATTTATTTTGTAAGGGTAGTGATGAATGGAACAGAACAAACTATAAAATTGGTGAAGCAATAA
- a CDS encoding T9SS type A sorting domain-containing protein produces the protein MKKFILFTCSIAISFQLSAQQADNWYFGIFAGLNFSASTPAVLTDGKVNTPEGCSSISDTSGALLFYTDGNNVWNKLHFLMPNGSGLDAGSSATQAALIAQQPGSNNLYYVFTLDEIGGPLGFRYSIVDMSLQSGLGDVIEKNILLQNSVTEKLTAVTTYDGSKIWVVVHEWGSNAFYSYALTTSGISTPVISNAGIIHSTAEIQNTYGQMKFASCGGLLALAIGYQDTIEIFDFNLVDGTVSDPITIPIGYHVYGIEFSPDDSKLYVTNYNPEATLLQFDLTQGSADAIINSKVTLNSTEDLYALQLAPDGKIYVVKSFSTYLGIINEPDIAGSGCDFVLNGINLDPNYTGASAALGLPDFVQSYFDYVHKGCALSTSIDEPLSENIVDVFPNPSNGFLILNTASLEAGPFNILLTDLAGRTCFLSTEISSSATTKVKLASLNNGVYILKVTQGKKEFVQKILVSNCN, from the coding sequence ATGAAAAAATTTATCCTCTTCACATGTTCCATCGCCATTTCATTTCAGCTATCAGCACAGCAGGCTGACAATTGGTATTTTGGAATTTTTGCCGGGTTAAATTTCAGTGCTTCTACACCTGCTGTGCTCACCGATGGAAAAGTTAACACGCCGGAAGGTTGTTCTTCAATTTCTGACACCTCCGGTGCTCTTCTCTTTTATACAGATGGAAATAACGTTTGGAACAAATTGCACTTCCTGATGCCAAACGGATCCGGACTTGATGCAGGAAGTTCCGCAACACAGGCTGCGCTGATTGCGCAACAACCCGGCAGCAACAATTTGTATTACGTGTTTACACTGGATGAAATTGGCGGACCTCTTGGATTTCGCTACTCCATAGTTGATATGAGCTTGCAAAGCGGCCTTGGTGATGTAATTGAAAAAAATATACTCTTGCAGAATTCCGTCACTGAAAAGCTCACGGCCGTAACCACTTATGATGGCAGTAAAATTTGGGTGGTTGTTCATGAATGGGGATCTAATGCATTTTATTCATATGCACTTACTACTTCAGGAATATCAACACCAGTCATCAGCAATGCAGGAATCATTCACTCGACCGCTGAAATCCAGAATACGTACGGGCAAATGAAATTTGCAAGTTGCGGCGGGTTGCTGGCATTGGCAATAGGATATCAGGACACTATAGAGATTTTCGATTTCAACCTTGTGGATGGTACTGTTTCTGATCCTATCACTATTCCAATTGGATATCACGTTTACGGAATAGAGTTTTCGCCGGATGATTCAAAACTATATGTGACGAATTATAATCCGGAAGCAACCTTACTTCAGTTTGATTTAACTCAAGGCAGTGCCGACGCAATTATCAACTCCAAAGTAACGCTCAACTCAACCGAAGACTTATACGCACTGCAATTGGCACCTGACGGAAAAATATATGTAGTAAAATCTTTTAGCACATATCTCGGCATCATCAATGAACCGGATATTGCAGGAAGCGGTTGTGATTTTGTATTGAATGGAATCAACCTTGATCCAAACTATACCGGTGCATCCGCTGCATTAGGGCTTCCTGATTTTGTTCAGTCTTATTTTGATTATGTTCACAAAGGCTGCGCATTGTCCACTTCCATTGATGAACCATTATCTGAAAATATTGTGGACGTATTTCCAAATCCTTCAAATGGTTTCCTCATTTTAAATACGGCTTCATTGGAAGCAGGTCCTTTTAACATCCTTCTTACAGACCTGGCTGGCAGAACGTGTTTCCTGTCAACAGAAATAAGTTCTTCAGCAACAACAAAAGTAAAATTGGCTTCGCTCAATAATGGCGTTTATATTTTGAAGGTAACACAAGGCAAAAAAGAATTCGTTCAGAAAATCCTGGTAAGTAATTGCAACTGA